One part of the uncultured Bacteroides sp. genome encodes these proteins:
- a CDS encoding glycoside hydrolase family 16 protein, with protein MKRKSYFLLIMLLTAAFNTACSEDTVTTETIEAAATTNPVTASKDTTSNNTKTNDENVIFQDDFNQTSSIPDNTKWVLCPTLPGVAWGNYLSQSYDQAYVSNGVLVVKGEKVNGTYKAGGIQTYGKFSFTYGKIEVRARFKTAQGGWPAIWMMPDDMSAGWPSCGEIDIMEQVSYETDAHQTVHTHYANDLGKIDPIRSVTKPFNTGQFNTYGVNWTPEMVQFTINGQVTLSYPNMHLSDEASMKQWPFNKNFYVILNFALGGAGTWPGTITDSDLPGYMEVDWVKVTRN; from the coding sequence ATGAAGAGAAAATCCTATTTTTTATTGATTATGCTGCTAACTGCAGCTTTCAACACAGCATGTAGCGAAGACACGGTAACTACCGAAACAATAGAAGCCGCCGCAACAACAAACCCTGTTACAGCTAGCAAGGACACTACGAGTAACAATACCAAGACTAACGATGAAAATGTAATCTTCCAGGACGATTTTAATCAGACTAGTTCCATTCCGGATAATACTAAATGGGTTTTATGCCCTACATTACCAGGTGTTGCATGGGGTAACTACCTCTCTCAAAGCTATGATCAGGCTTACGTTTCTAACGGAGTATTGGTTGTAAAAGGAGAAAAGGTTAATGGAACATATAAAGCTGGTGGTATACAGACTTATGGTAAGTTTTCATTTACTTATGGTAAGATTGAAGTGCGTGCACGTTTTAAAACAGCACAAGGAGGATGGCCTGCTATATGGATGATGCCTGATGATATGAGTGCAGGATGGCCTTCTTGCGGAGAAATAGACATCATGGAACAAGTAAGTTACGAGACTGATGCGCACCAGACTGTACATACTCATTATGCTAACGATTTAGGTAAGATTGATCCGATTCGTAGTGTGACCAAGCCTTTCAATACAGGTCAGTTCAATACTTACGGGGTAAACTGGACTCCTGAAATGGTTCAGTTTACTATTAATGGGCAGGTTACTTTGAGCTATCCAAATATGCACCTGAGCGATGAAGCTTCAATGAAACAATGGCCGTTTAACAAAAATTTTTATGTTATCCTAAACTTTGCTTTAGGTGGAGCAGGAACATGGCCCGGAACTATTACAGACTCTGACTTACCAGGATATATGGAAGTTGACTGGGTAAAGGTTACTCGTAACTAA
- a CDS encoding glycosyl transferase — protein MITLVPIGGLANRMRTIDSAIALAMEADVGLCIIWYKTRALNCRFDELFQKIPDCNVTLKEASLIDWLINDNPRKKNFFLPRPFQWMRFDDCIYVDEADECVNNGFDFRMWARKKSVYLTSCVDFFHSDIHKKYSSFTPVSSLQEQINKKAASFNEHTIGIHIRRTDNITSIRESPTQLFIDQIKKEIDDCPEANFYLASDSQEDKKVLLSVFGSRITTSDKVADRNSVSGMQDALVEMYTLARTTKIFGSAWSSYSTTAAQLNGIDCIILKNRMNGS, from the coding sequence ATGATTACATTAGTACCTATTGGGGGACTTGCCAACCGGATGAGAACCATTGATTCTGCTATAGCACTGGCTATGGAGGCGGATGTTGGTTTGTGCATTATCTGGTACAAGACTCGTGCACTGAACTGCCGCTTTGATGAACTCTTTCAAAAGATTCCTGATTGCAATGTAACGCTGAAGGAAGCTTCTTTGATTGACTGGCTGATTAATGATAATCCGCGGAAAAAGAATTTCTTTCTGCCACGACCTTTTCAGTGGATGCGTTTTGACGATTGTATTTATGTGGACGAAGCCGATGAATGTGTGAATAATGGGTTCGACTTCAGAATGTGGGCCCGAAAAAAGAGTGTTTACCTGACCAGTTGCGTGGATTTTTTTCATTCGGACATTCATAAAAAGTATAGCTCGTTTACGCCGGTTTCTTCCTTACAGGAACAGATAAACAAAAAAGCAGCCTCGTTTAATGAGCATACCATTGGTATTCATATTCGTAGAACAGATAATATAACATCTATAAGAGAGAGTCCTACCCAGCTTTTTATTGATCAGATTAAAAAGGAGATAGATGATTGCCCGGAGGCAAACTTTTATCTGGCATCGGACTCTCAGGAAGACAAAAAAGTTCTCCTCTCTGTTTTTGGAAGCAGGATAACTACCTCTGATAAAGTTGCAGACAGGAATAGTGTTAGCGGAATGCAGGATGCATTGGTGGAAATGTATACGCTTGCCCGGACTACCAAGATTTTCGGATCGGCCTGGAGCTCCTATTCTACAACAGCTGCACAACTGAATGGCATTGATTGTATTATTTTAAAAAACAGAATGAATGGATCATGA